A single Mixta calida DNA region contains:
- a CDS encoding response regulator codes for MAHLLLIDDHPLVQVALQAALATAPISLSLTAVDNEQAAFQALQQQSAQLVILDISLPDSDGLEMLKLLKRRFPSLPVLIYSAQTERLYMQLAQAAGAAGYVVKSQSMPQLVSAILAVLGGKTAFPSNMALAATGGLPLTSKEQQILSLLARGYSNLQIAQQLHISNKTVSTHKKNILEKTGATSVLDLAALWKAQQ; via the coding sequence ATGGCCCATCTGTTACTGATTGATGATCATCCGCTGGTGCAAGTCGCACTGCAAGCCGCTTTAGCCACCGCGCCCATTTCGCTCAGCCTGACCGCCGTGGATAATGAACAGGCGGCCTTTCAGGCGTTGCAGCAGCAGTCTGCCCAGCTGGTTATTCTTGATATCAGTCTGCCCGACAGCGATGGGCTGGAAATGCTGAAGCTGCTGAAGCGCCGTTTCCCTTCGTTACCGGTGTTGATCTATTCCGCACAAACCGAGCGTCTCTATATGCAGCTGGCGCAGGCCGCCGGTGCCGCGGGCTATGTCGTGAAAAGTCAAAGCATGCCGCAGCTGGTGAGCGCCATTCTGGCGGTGCTGGGCGGCAAAACGGCGTTTCCGTCGAATATGGCGTTAGCGGCCACGGGCGGGCTGCCCTTGACCAGTAAAGAGCAGCAGATCCTCTCGCTGCTGGCGCGCGGCTACTCTAATCTGCAAATCGCTCAGCAGCTGCATATCAGTAATAAGACGGTCAGCACCCATAAAAAAAACATTCTGGAAAAAACCGGCGCCACTTCGGTGCTGGATCTTGCCGCCCTATGGAAAGCGCAACAATAG
- a CDS encoding YbgS-like family protein, with product MNKFAIAVLTAAMTLGSGAALAAQGNNGTANQAADAGAVAPGAKENLPPNNVDNSQINNGSTNTAPGASGSPTAGSNGMSADEMDQNAQCKDGKCPNVNEKVQTQQGGGEVDRKTDGTTQ from the coding sequence ATGAATAAGTTTGCAATTGCAGTCCTGACAGCAGCAATGACACTGGGCAGCGGCGCAGCGCTGGCGGCACAGGGAAATAACGGCACCGCCAACCAGGCGGCGGACGCGGGCGCTGTAGCGCCGGGCGCAAAAGAAAATTTGCCGCCGAATAACGTTGATAATAGCCAGATTAATAACGGCAGCACCAATACTGCCCCTGGCGCAAGCGGCTCGCCGACCGCAGGCAGCAATGGCATGAGCGCTGATGAAATGGATCAAAACGCCCAGTGTAAAGATGGCAAATGCCCGAACGTAAATGAGAAAGTTCAGACCCAGCAGGGCGGCGGCGAGGTCGATCGTAAAACCGACGGCACTACGCAATAA
- the aroG gene encoding 3-deoxy-7-phosphoheptulonate synthase AroG, translating to MNYQNDDLRIKEIKELLPPVALLEKFPATEKAAATVAASRQAIHKILKNEDDRLLVIIGPCSIHDVDAAKEYASRLLSVREALSGELEIVMRVYFEKPRTTVGWKGLINDPQMDGSFQINDGLRIARKLLLEINDTGLPAAGEFLDMITPQYVADLMSWGAIGARTTESQVHRELASGLSCPVGFKNGTDGTIKVAIDAINAAGSPHCFLSVTKYGHSAIVETSGNGDCHIILRGGKEPNYSAEHVRAVKAGLEQAGLTPQVMIDFSHANSSKQFQRQMVVADDVAQQISGGEKGIMGVMIESHLVEGNQSLESGEPLVYGKSITDACIGWEDTEKVLHQLAAAVKARRG from the coding sequence ATGAATTACCAGAATGATGATTTAAGAATCAAAGAGATAAAAGAACTTTTACCGCCGGTCGCCCTCCTGGAAAAATTTCCGGCGACTGAAAAAGCCGCCGCTACCGTCGCCGCTTCGCGTCAGGCGATCCACAAAATTCTGAAAAATGAAGATGACCGCCTGCTGGTGATCATCGGCCCCTGTTCGATTCACGACGTCGATGCAGCCAAAGAGTACGCGTCGCGTCTGCTAAGCGTGCGCGAAGCGCTGAGCGGCGAGCTGGAAATCGTTATGCGCGTCTATTTTGAGAAGCCGCGTACTACGGTGGGCTGGAAAGGGCTGATTAACGATCCTCAGATGGACGGCAGTTTCCAGATTAACGACGGCCTGCGTATAGCGCGTAAGCTGCTGCTGGAAATCAACGATACCGGTTTGCCTGCGGCGGGCGAATTCCTCGATATGATCACGCCCCAGTATGTGGCTGACCTGATGAGCTGGGGCGCCATCGGCGCGCGCACTACCGAATCGCAGGTGCACCGTGAGCTGGCTTCCGGCCTCTCCTGTCCGGTCGGGTTTAAGAACGGCACCGACGGCACAATTAAAGTGGCTATCGACGCCATTAACGCCGCTGGTTCGCCGCACTGCTTCCTTTCAGTGACCAAATATGGTCATTCCGCTATCGTTGAAACCAGCGGCAACGGCGACTGCCATATCATTCTGCGTGGCGGAAAAGAGCCAAACTACAGCGCCGAACATGTCCGCGCGGTCAAAGCAGGGCTGGAGCAAGCGGGTCTGACGCCGCAGGTGATGATCGATTTCAGCCACGCCAACAGCAGCAAGCAGTTCCAGCGTCAGATGGTGGTGGCCGACGACGTCGCGCAGCAGATTAGCGGCGGCGAGAAGGGCATTATGGGCGTGATGATTGAAAGCCACCTGGTAGAGGGCAATCAGAGTCTGGAAAGCGGCGAGCCGCTGGTCTACGGCAAAAGCATCACCGACGCCTGCATCGGCTGGGAAGATACGGAAAAGGTACTGCATCAGCTGGCCGCCGCGGTAAAAGCGCGCCGGGGCTGA
- the gpmA gene encoding 2,3-diphosphoglycerate-dependent phosphoglycerate mutase — protein MAVTKLVLVRHGESQWNNENRFTGWYDVDLSEKGRGEAKAAGQLLKKEGFTFDFAYTSVLKRAIHTLWNILDELDQAWLPVEKSWRLNERHYGALQGLNKAETAEKYGDEQVKQWRRGFAVTPPELDRSDERFPGHDPRYAKLTAEQLPTTESLALTIERVIPYWNETILPRLKSGEKVIIAAHGNSLRALVKYLDDMSEEEILELNIPTGVPLVYEFDENFKPIKHYYLGDADEIAAKAAAVANQGKAK, from the coding sequence ATGGCTGTAACTAAGCTGGTTCTGGTGCGCCACGGCGAAAGCCAGTGGAACAACGAAAACCGCTTTACCGGATGGTACGATGTTGACCTGTCCGAGAAGGGCCGCGGAGAAGCGAAAGCAGCAGGTCAGCTGCTGAAAAAAGAGGGTTTCACCTTCGACTTCGCTTACACCTCCGTGCTGAAGCGCGCGATCCACACCCTGTGGAACATTCTCGACGAACTGGATCAGGCCTGGCTGCCGGTAGAAAAATCCTGGCGTCTGAACGAGCGTCACTACGGTGCGTTGCAGGGTCTGAACAAAGCGGAAACCGCTGAAAAATACGGCGACGAGCAGGTTAAACAGTGGCGCCGCGGCTTCGCCGTTACCCCGCCGGAACTGGACCGCAGCGACGAGCGCTTCCCGGGCCACGATCCGCGCTATGCGAAACTGACCGCCGAGCAGCTGCCGACCACTGAAAGTCTGGCGTTGACCATCGAACGCGTGATCCCTTACTGGAATGAAACCATTCTGCCGCGTCTGAAAAGCGGCGAGAAAGTGATCATCGCCGCGCACGGCAACTCACTGCGCGCGCTGGTGAAATACCTGGACGACATGAGCGAAGAAGAGATCCTCGAACTGAACATCCCGACCGGCGTACCGCTGGTGTATGAGTTCGATGAAAACTTCAAGCCGATCAAACACTACTATCTGGGCGACGCTGACGAAATCGCAGCGAAAGCCGCAGCGGTAGCAAACCAGGGCAAAGCGAAGTAA
- the galM gene encoding galactose-1-epimerase, with protein sequence MLNQATSLAPDGQPWRITVLRNQHGMVATFMDWGATWLSARVPMKDGTVREALLGCATPADYLNQTAYLGATVGRYANRIANARLSEANIALTANQGPHQLHGGPEGFDRRRWQIVSQSENSVLYRIDSPDGDQGYPGNLIAQVEYRLDDNNCLTINWEAQVDRPCPVNLTNHAYFNLDAHHGDARQHQLQLDADSYLPVDSEGIPRAPLQTVENSGFDFRTAKSISRDFLQDEDQRLVQGYDHAFLLNPRGAQQPAAQLWSSDSKLKLTVHTSAPALQFYSGNYLEGTPARDRGSYTAFQGIALESEFLPDSPNHPEWPQPSCWLQPGETYHSVTRYTLTAE encoded by the coding sequence ATGCTAAATCAGGCTACGTCGCTGGCGCCAGACGGCCAGCCGTGGCGCATCACCGTGCTGCGCAACCAGCACGGGATGGTCGCCACCTTTATGGACTGGGGCGCCACCTGGCTGTCGGCGCGCGTGCCGATGAAAGACGGCACAGTGCGCGAAGCGCTGTTGGGCTGCGCCACGCCAGCGGATTATCTTAATCAAACCGCCTATCTGGGCGCCACCGTGGGTCGTTACGCCAACCGCATCGCCAACGCGCGGCTCAGCGAGGCCAATATCGCGCTGACGGCGAACCAGGGGCCGCATCAGCTGCACGGCGGGCCGGAAGGGTTCGATCGCCGTCGCTGGCAGATTGTCAGCCAGAGCGAGAACAGCGTACTCTACCGCATCGACTCGCCGGACGGCGATCAGGGCTATCCGGGCAACCTTATCGCACAGGTCGAATATCGTCTCGACGATAACAACTGCCTGACGATTAACTGGGAGGCGCAGGTCGATCGGCCCTGCCCGGTTAACCTGACCAACCACGCCTATTTCAACCTGGACGCGCACCACGGCGACGCCCGTCAGCATCAGCTACAGCTCGACGCCGACAGCTATCTGCCGGTAGACAGCGAAGGCATTCCGCGCGCGCCGTTGCAGACGGTAGAAAACAGCGGCTTTGATTTCCGTACCGCGAAAAGCATCAGCCGCGACTTTCTGCAGGATGAGGATCAGCGCCTGGTACAGGGTTACGACCACGCTTTCCTGCTTAATCCACGCGGCGCACAGCAGCCCGCCGCGCAGCTCTGGTCTTCGGACAGCAAGCTGAAGCTGACGGTGCATACCTCCGCGCCGGCGTTACAGTTTTACAGCGGCAATTATCTGGAAGGGACGCCCGCGCGCGATCGGGGCAGCTATACTGCTTTTCAGGGCATCGCGCTGGAAAGCGAGTTTCTGCCCGACTCGCCGAACCATCCCGAATGGCCTCAGCCCAGCTGTTGGTTACAACCCGGCGAAACGTATCACAGCGTTACCCGCTATACGTTAACGGCGGAATAA
- the galK gene encoding galactokinase, giving the protein MSLKETTQQIFRQQFGYQPTHTIQAPGRVNLIGEHTDYNDGFVLPCAIDYQTVISCAKRDDRQVRVIAADYDSEQDSFSLDEPIMRIEEPMWANYVRGVVKHLQQRSGEFNGVDMVISGNVPQGAGLSSSASLEVAVGTVLQQLYHLPLDGADIAVNGQEAENQFVGCNCGIMDQLISALGKKDHAMLLDCRTLGTRAVPMPKEVAVVIINTNFRRSLVGSEYNTRREQCETGARFFSQPALRDVDIEQFRAVEHELDPQVAKRVRHVLTENARTLEAAEALSKGDLKRMGELMAESHASMRDDFEITVPPVDKLVEIVKATIGDKGGVRMTGGGFGGCVVALMPFDLVEPVKAAVASQYEAATGIKETFYVCTASEGAGQC; this is encoded by the coding sequence ATGAGCTTAAAAGAAACCACCCAACAGATTTTCCGGCAGCAGTTTGGCTACCAGCCGACCCACACTATTCAGGCGCCGGGCCGCGTCAACCTGATCGGCGAACACACCGACTATAACGACGGCTTCGTGCTGCCGTGCGCCATCGATTACCAGACGGTGATCAGCTGCGCGAAACGCGACGATCGTCAGGTGCGCGTGATCGCCGCCGACTACGACAGCGAGCAGGACAGCTTCTCGCTGGACGAGCCGATTATGCGCATCGAAGAGCCGATGTGGGCTAACTATGTGCGCGGCGTGGTGAAACATCTGCAGCAGCGCAGCGGCGAATTTAACGGCGTGGATATGGTGATCAGCGGCAACGTGCCGCAGGGCGCCGGCCTCAGCTCCTCAGCCTCGCTGGAAGTGGCGGTCGGCACCGTTTTGCAACAGCTTTATCATCTGCCGCTGGACGGCGCCGACATCGCCGTTAACGGTCAGGAAGCGGAAAACCAGTTTGTCGGCTGCAACTGCGGCATTATGGATCAGCTGATCTCCGCGCTGGGCAAGAAAGATCACGCCATGCTGCTCGACTGCCGCACGCTCGGCACGCGCGCAGTGCCGATGCCGAAAGAGGTAGCGGTCGTGATCATCAATACCAACTTCCGCCGCAGCCTGGTCGGCAGCGAATACAACACCCGCCGCGAACAGTGCGAGACCGGCGCGCGCTTCTTCAGCCAGCCGGCGCTGCGCGATGTCGATATCGAACAGTTCCGCGCGGTTGAGCATGAGCTGGATCCGCAGGTCGCCAAACGCGTCCGCCATGTGTTGACCGAAAATGCGCGCACGCTGGAAGCGGCGGAAGCGCTGAGCAAAGGCGATCTGAAGCGCATGGGCGAGCTGATGGCGGAATCGCACGCGTCAATGCGCGACGATTTTGAAATCACCGTGCCGCCGGTCGACAAGCTGGTGGAGATCGTCAAGGCGACCATCGGCGATAAAGGCGGCGTGCGCATGACCGGCGGCGGCTTCGGCGGCTGCGTGGTGGCGCTGATGCCGTTCGATCTGGTGGAGCCGGTGAAAGCGGCGGTCGCCAGCCAGTACGAGGCCGCGACCGGCATCAAAGAGACCTTCTACGTCTGCACCGCATCGGAAGGAGCGGGACAATGCTAA
- the galT gene encoding galactose-1-phosphate uridylyltransferase has translation MEKFNPVDHPHRRYNPLADQWVLVSPHRAKRPWQGAQESPALEQLPKHDPDCFLCAGNTRVTGDKNPDYTGTYVFTNDFAALMTDTPEAPQSDDLLMRCESARGTSRVICFSPDHSKTLPELSLAALEEVVATWQQQTADLGQRYPWVQVFENKGAAMGCSNPHPHGQVWANSFLPNEAQREDLHQRDYFAKQGSPMLVDYMARELNDGSRTVVETEHWLAVVPWWAAWPFETLLLPKTHIKRLVDLTEAQRSDLALALKKLTSRYDNLFQCSFPYSMGWHGAPFNGEENDHWQLHAHFYPPLLRSATVRKFMVGYEMLAETQRDLTAEQAAERLRSVSDIHFRQTGDSA, from the coding sequence ATGGAAAAATTCAATCCGGTCGATCATCCGCATCGCCGTTACAACCCGCTGGCCGATCAGTGGGTACTGGTTTCTCCGCATCGCGCCAAGCGTCCGTGGCAGGGCGCGCAGGAGTCACCCGCCCTGGAGCAGCTTCCCAAACACGACCCGGACTGCTTTCTGTGCGCGGGCAACACGCGCGTAACCGGCGATAAAAACCCTGACTATACCGGTACGTACGTGTTTACTAACGATTTCGCCGCGCTGATGACCGATACGCCGGAAGCGCCGCAAAGCGACGATCTGCTGATGCGCTGCGAAAGCGCGCGCGGCACCAGCCGGGTGATCTGCTTTTCGCCGGATCACAGCAAAACGCTGCCGGAGCTAAGCCTCGCGGCGCTGGAAGAGGTGGTCGCCACCTGGCAGCAGCAAACCGCCGATTTAGGCCAGCGCTATCCCTGGGTGCAGGTGTTTGAAAACAAGGGCGCCGCGATGGGTTGCTCTAACCCGCATCCGCATGGGCAGGTCTGGGCCAACAGCTTTTTACCGAATGAGGCGCAGCGCGAAGATCTTCATCAGCGCGACTATTTCGCCAAACAGGGCTCGCCGATGCTGGTCGATTACATGGCGCGCGAGCTGAACGACGGCAGCCGTACCGTGGTTGAAACCGAACACTGGCTGGCGGTAGTGCCCTGGTGGGCGGCCTGGCCGTTTGAAACCCTGCTGCTGCCGAAAACACACATCAAACGCCTGGTGGATCTGACCGAAGCGCAGCGCAGCGATCTGGCGCTGGCGTTGAAAAAGTTGACCAGCCGCTACGATAACCTGTTCCAGTGCTCCTTCCCCTACTCTATGGGCTGGCATGGCGCGCCGTTCAACGGCGAAGAGAATGACCACTGGCAACTTCACGCTCACTTTTACCCGCCGCTGCTACGTTCAGCCACGGTGCGCAAATTTATGGTGGGTTACGAAATGCTGGCGGAAACCCAGCGCGATTTAACCGCGGAACAGGCGGCGGAACGTCTGCGTTCCGTCAGCGATATTCATTTCCGCCAGACGGGAGATTCAGCATGA
- the modF gene encoding molybdate ABC transporter ATP-binding protein ModF gives MATLQISQGTFRLSDTRILTLNDLTLRGGESWAFVGANGSGKSSLAKALTGELPPLQGAFHSDFKRPTLLSLEKLQKLVEEEWQRNNTDLLSEGEDDTGRTAAEMIQDEVKDAARCRELARLFGIEYLLERRFKYLSTGETRKTLLCQALMAQPDLLVLDEPFDGLDVASRASLAALLERLHQQGYTLALVLNRFDDIPSFVDRVGVLAECHLTHIGDRATVLAEALVAQLAHSERLDGMALPEADNPDQLPQLPPDAPRIVLKNGVVSYNDKPVLHGLNWEVLPGQHWQIIGPNGAGKSTLLSLVTGDHPQGYSNDLTLFGRRRGSGETIWEIKQHIGYVSSSLHLDYRVAISVRNVILSGYFDSIGLYQAVSDRQRTLANGWLALLGMQAQADAPFHSLSWGQQRLVLIARALVKHPTLLILDEPLQGLDPLNRQLVRRFVDVLIAEGQTQLLFVSHHAEDAPQCITHRLSFVPQGNHYVYPTETLK, from the coding sequence ATGGCTACATTGCAAATTTCGCAAGGCACGTTTCGTCTTAGCGATACCCGAATATTAACCCTCAACGATTTAACGTTGCGCGGCGGCGAAAGCTGGGCCTTCGTCGGCGCCAACGGCAGCGGTAAATCCTCGCTGGCGAAGGCGCTGACGGGCGAGCTACCGCCGTTGCAGGGCGCCTTTCACAGTGACTTCAAACGGCCGACGCTGCTGTCGCTGGAGAAGCTGCAAAAGCTGGTGGAAGAGGAATGGCAGCGTAACAACACCGATCTGCTCAGCGAAGGCGAAGACGACACCGGCCGCACCGCGGCAGAGATGATTCAGGACGAGGTGAAAGATGCCGCGCGCTGCCGCGAGCTGGCGCGGCTGTTTGGCATCGAATATCTGCTTGAGCGCCGCTTTAAGTATCTCTCTACCGGCGAAACGCGCAAAACGCTGCTCTGTCAGGCGCTGATGGCGCAGCCCGACCTGCTGGTGCTGGACGAGCCGTTCGACGGGCTTGACGTCGCGTCGCGCGCCAGCCTGGCGGCGCTGCTGGAGAGACTGCATCAGCAGGGCTATACCCTGGCGCTGGTGCTGAACCGCTTCGACGATATTCCATCGTTTGTGGATCGCGTCGGCGTGCTGGCGGAGTGCCATCTGACCCATATCGGCGATCGCGCGACGGTGCTGGCGGAAGCGCTGGTCGCGCAGCTGGCGCACAGCGAACGTCTGGACGGCATGGCGCTGCCGGAAGCGGACAATCCCGACCAGCTGCCGCAGCTGCCGCCCGACGCGCCGCGCATCGTGCTGAAAAATGGCGTGGTCAGCTACAACGACAAACCGGTGCTGCACGGCCTGAACTGGGAAGTGCTGCCGGGCCAACACTGGCAGATTATCGGGCCGAACGGCGCGGGCAAATCGACGCTCCTGAGCCTGGTGACCGGCGATCATCCGCAGGGGTACAGCAACGATCTGACGCTGTTTGGGCGGCGGCGCGGCAGCGGCGAGACCATCTGGGAGATTAAACAGCATATCGGCTACGTCAGCAGCAGCCTGCATCTTGATTACCGCGTGGCGATTAGCGTGCGTAACGTGATCCTCTCCGGCTATTTTGACTCAATCGGACTTTATCAGGCGGTTTCCGACCGTCAGCGCACCCTGGCAAACGGCTGGCTGGCGCTGTTAGGCATGCAGGCGCAAGCCGATGCGCCGTTTCACAGTCTCTCCTGGGGACAACAGCGGCTGGTGCTTATCGCCCGCGCGCTGGTAAAACATCCCACGCTGCTGATTCTGGATGAGCCGTTGCAGGGACTCGATCCCCTCAACCGGCAGCTGGTGCGTCGCTTTGTGGATGTACTGATTGCGGAAGGACAAACGCAGCTGCTGTTCGTTTCCCACCATGCGGAAGATGCGCCGCAGTGCATTACCCATCGTCTGAGTTTTGTGCCGCAGGGCAACCATTATGTCTATCCCACAGAAACGCTGAAATAA
- the modE gene encoding molybdenum-dependent transcriptional regulator, with protein sequence MQADISLIIRLQQKLFADPRRIALLQQIKQTGSISQGAKLAGISYKSAWDAINEMNQLAERTLVERATGGKGGGGAQLTRYGERLIELFRLLEQIQQKAFDVLQDDQLPLDSLLAAIARFSLQTSARNQLFGTLVHRDAERVQQHVDVLLADGQTRLKAALTRQSADRLQLSAGKEVLLLIKAPWIDVSREPSNADNQLPCAISAIERGEQQSEVLMRLGSGETLCATLSNQQVEQQNLQPGAAVIAHFNADRVIIATLL encoded by the coding sequence ATGCAGGCTGACATCTCCCTTATTATTCGACTCCAGCAGAAGCTGTTCGCCGATCCGCGCCGCATTGCCTTGTTACAGCAGATTAAACAGACCGGCTCTATCAGCCAGGGCGCAAAGCTGGCGGGCATCAGTTACAAAAGCGCATGGGACGCGATCAACGAGATGAACCAGCTGGCGGAACGCACGCTGGTGGAACGTGCTACCGGCGGCAAAGGCGGCGGCGGCGCGCAGCTGACCCGCTACGGCGAACGGCTGATCGAACTGTTTCGCCTGCTGGAACAGATTCAGCAAAAGGCGTTTGACGTGCTGCAGGATGACCAGCTGCCGCTCGACAGCCTGCTGGCGGCCATCGCCCGTTTTTCTCTACAGACCAGCGCCCGCAACCAGCTGTTCGGCACGCTTGTCCACCGCGACGCGGAACGGGTGCAGCAGCATGTCGACGTACTGCTTGCCGATGGACAAACGCGCCTGAAGGCGGCGTTGACGCGCCAGAGCGCCGATCGGTTGCAGCTTAGCGCCGGCAAAGAGGTGCTGTTACTGATTAAGGCGCCGTGGATCGACGTCAGCCGCGAACCCTCTAACGCCGATAACCAGCTGCCCTGCGCCATCAGCGCTATTGAGCGCGGCGAACAGCAAAGCGAAGTGCTGATGAGGCTAGGCAGCGGCGAGACGCTGTGCGCTACGCTGAGCAATCAGCAGGTTGAACAGCAAAATCTGCAGCCTGGCGCGGCAGTGATAGCACATTTTAACGCCGATCGGGTGATTATCGCGACGCTGCTCTGA
- a CDS encoding AcrZ family multidrug efflux pump-associated protein: protein MLELLKSLAVAVIMVPIVMAIILGLIYGLGEVFNVISKFGHRNDRTAKPRQ, encoded by the coding sequence ATGCTGGAGTTATTAAAAAGCCTTGCTGTCGCTGTGATCATGGTGCCGATCGTGATGGCCATTATCCTTGGCCTGATTTACGGCCTGGGCGAAGTCTTCAACGTGATTTCTAAATTCGGTCACCGCAACGACCGCACGGCGAAGCCGCGTCAGTAA
- the modA gene encoding molybdate ABC transporter substrate-binding protein yields the protein MSVVKWNHWLGAAVIGLSLSGHAVAADNVTVFAAASLTNALQDIIGQYEKNKHEIKIVTSYASSSTLARQIEQGAPADLFISADQQWMDYAAGKNSIEADSRYTLLGNDLVLIAPASEKAKPVQIDKNTDWKSLLKGQRIATGDPDHVPAGIYAKEALQNLGAWDTLSPIMARANNVRAALALVERNETPYGIVYGSDAVASHNVTVVGHFPENSHKPVEYPMAIVKDHHQPAVSAFYDYLKGPEAAAIFKKYGFTPR from the coding sequence ATGTCTGTTGTTAAGTGGAATCACTGGTTAGGCGCTGCGGTTATCGGCCTCAGCCTGTCAGGTCATGCCGTGGCCGCCGATAACGTCACCGTCTTTGCCGCCGCCTCGCTGACCAATGCCCTGCAGGATATCATCGGGCAGTATGAAAAAAACAAACATGAGATTAAAATCGTCACCTCCTACGCTTCATCTTCCACGCTGGCGCGGCAGATAGAGCAGGGCGCGCCCGCCGACCTGTTTATTTCCGCCGATCAGCAGTGGATGGATTACGCGGCTGGCAAAAACAGCATCGAAGCCGATTCGCGCTATACGCTGCTGGGCAACGATCTGGTGCTGATCGCGCCCGCCAGCGAAAAGGCGAAGCCGGTGCAGATTGACAAAAACACCGACTGGAAAAGCCTGCTGAAAGGACAGCGTATCGCGACAGGCGACCCGGACCACGTTCCGGCAGGAATTTATGCGAAAGAGGCCTTACAAAATCTTGGCGCGTGGGATACGCTGTCGCCGATTATGGCGCGCGCCAACAACGTCCGCGCGGCGCTGGCGCTGGTGGAACGCAACGAAACGCCTTACGGCATCGTGTACGGTTCCGACGCCGTCGCCAGCCATAACGTGACGGTGGTGGGGCATTTCCCGGAAAACAGCCATAAGCCGGTGGAATACCCGATGGCTATCGTCAAGGATCATCATCAGCCTGCGGTCAGCGCTTTTTATGACTACCTCAAAGGACCGGAGGCAGCGGCAATATTCAAAAAATATGGATTTACCCCACGCTAA
- the modB gene encoding molybdate ABC transporter permease subunit, with protein sequence MILSDVEWQAVELSLKVSAIAVIASLPFGIFLAWLLARCEFRGKALLDSLIHLPLVLPPVVVGYLLLLTLGRRGWIGSWLYDWFGISFAFSWRGAALAAAVVALPLMVRAIRLALEAVDPKLEQAARTLGAGRWRVFFTITLPLTLPGLIAGTVLAFARSLGEFGATITFVSNIPGETRTIPLAMFTLLETPGAESNAARLCLIAIALALVSLLLSEWLARWGRKRLGADAGT encoded by the coding sequence ATGATATTGAGTGATGTTGAATGGCAGGCTGTGGAACTCAGCCTGAAAGTTTCTGCCATTGCTGTGATCGCCAGTCTGCCTTTTGGCATCTTTCTCGCCTGGCTGCTGGCGCGCTGTGAATTTCGCGGCAAAGCGCTGCTGGATAGTCTCATTCATCTGCCGCTGGTGCTGCCGCCGGTCGTGGTCGGCTATCTGCTGCTGCTGACGCTGGGGCGCCGCGGCTGGATCGGTTCCTGGCTGTATGACTGGTTCGGCATCAGCTTCGCTTTCAGCTGGCGCGGCGCGGCGCTTGCGGCCGCGGTGGTGGCGCTGCCGTTAATGGTGCGCGCCATTCGCCTCGCGCTGGAGGCGGTCGATCCTAAACTCGAACAGGCGGCCCGCACGCTGGGCGCGGGTCGCTGGCGCGTCTTCTTCACCATCACGCTGCCGCTGACGCTGCCGGGCCTTATCGCCGGCACCGTGCTGGCCTTCGCCCGTTCGCTGGGCGAATTCGGCGCTACTATCACCTTTGTTTCTAATATTCCGGGCGAAACCCGCACCATTCCGCTGGCGATGTTCACGCTGCTGGAGACGCCGGGCGCCGAGAGCAACGCCGCCAGGCTTTGCCTGATCGCCATCGCGCTGGCGCTGGTTTCGCTGCTGCTGTCGGAATGGCTGGCCCGCTGGGGTCGTAAGCGTCTGGGGGCTGATGCTGGAACTTAA